The DNA segment TGGTAATGGGATGTTGTTTCTCTCCTGGTCTGCATAGTTTTGCCAGAGAACTTTCTTTACTACTTTTAAATGAGAGCcgtcttctttggaagcttgaacttcaagtcagtggcctctgtgggtttgttccttatgaatacgggtcatgttctgaataataaaataataataataataataaaataataataataataataataataataatgattaatattattCTGGATTTTTGTTCCTTCATACAGTTTATGTGTAATATTGCGTgaggatttgttttttattattcatgtttattaGATTTCTCAAGACTAAACAGAATTATGGAAGCTGAAAGACGCTTGTCTGTTTCTAGAAGTATTAACAATATAAAAGTTTCTAGAAAATAACCTATTGGTTtaggtttttttctttactcaatcaataatctttatttatttgtttattgcagATGATTGCGAGCAAAAGGCTTGATAAACTGAGCAACTTCTCCCGACAAGTCAATGCACAAGGTAACTTTTTTCTAAGTATAAGTAAGAGGAACCAGTTCTAATGTAAACTAACTTTGATAAGTACGGCAAATAAGCAAGTTGCTTAATAgtcccttgtatatatatatatatatatatatatatatatatatatatgtatatatatatatgatatattttatatataattaattatatatattatatatatatatatatatatatatatatatatatatatatatatatatattatatatatataatatatatatatgtatatatatatgtatatatatatgtatatatatatatatatatatatatatatatatatatatatatatatgttgtgctaACCTTCATTGAACGAGGCGCACTGTGAGgctatttagacctgcgataatttacgctaaggccggtttgttatgactctccatcctcattggagtgACTTGGATTTCAATGATAATTTCtcagttcattcagtatcttctttctgatgtgaggttttaatgttgaaacacagagtacaaagaTATCTGTATTCTGCTAAAtctacatggtgaagatcagataaaattggacaggtcttccaatgatgctggctgattgaattctgactacaatctggtttacaaatcataaagtgagcagaacagtagcttgaacatacgaacatacacacagatgacatagattacaagtcatgtaggccgtctgggctataggtcactgtggttgtctcaagcaggaagcttcgacaacagtttacaaaacaatagatttgatgaccacagatgacggcaaaccagacactgactgatacaacacatCAGCTTAGCCTTTCATTAACTTATCTGGTCCTATCAtactcctgcaagcaaactggttgacctcttgggtcactggttttaattaatcatagttttatttttcatatatggtataacagtccatattttttttattagtttacatactacatacatacatacatacatatatatatatatatatatatatatatatatatatatacatatatatatatatattcattcatttgattTCGTTCATTTCCCAGGCACAAATCTCAACAAGTCCATGAGCTGATAAATATATTTCGCTCTGTTCTTCAAATAAGCATTCGTTTACTGCAGTTATTTGCGAGCAAAAGGCTTGATAAACCGAGCAACTTATCCCCACAAGTCAATCCACAAGGTAACTTTTGTCTAAGTATAAGTAAGAGGAACCAGTTCCAACGTAAACTAACTTTGATAAGTACGGCTAATAAGCAAGTTGCTTAACAggcccttgtatatatatatatatataaataaatgaataaatatatatatatacatatgatatatatatttacttatatatatatatatatatatatatatatatatatatatatatatatatatatatatatatatatatatatatatatatatacattcatttgattttatttctttcatttcccaggCACAAATCTCAAGAAGTCCATGGAGAAGATAGATAGATTTCGCTCTGTTCTTCACCAAACCATGCATCATAAAAGCTGCCCTGATCTATATACCCTCGTTGGAGACCAGTGCCTCTCGATTTTCTACGTCGGctgtgtaagtctctctctctctctctctctctctctctctctctctctctctctctctctctctctctctcttgctttatgTGTCTttgtacaaacacacatacacgcagtATATTCATATGGAAGACAGACTATATTTGTTTCGTTTATACCTTTTCTTagacaatgatatattttctgtcCATAATTTATCACGCTTTTCGTAGCTACAGATCTGTTCTGTAGTGTCATCATTTAGTGCTAAAGTAACTGACAGTAGAGTATCAGTGAAGAAtctatttaaagtttttaaatttcaaatcatTCTCCGAGATTTTTCCTCAGATTCAGGTGGCCTCAATTATAGGCCTAGAAACTGTCACCTTCACTCTGTCCTTAGAGTGGCGTCTTTTTGCTTTTCATGAAAAGTTCAAGATCCTTATTTGCTTCTTCTGCAGGTGAACTGGGGCGAAGCTCGGGCTTTCTGTAAGGTCCTAGGCGGCGATCTCTTGACGATCAAGAACATCACTCAGTTTGCAGACATCGTCCAACACCTGCAGAGACTTGGTGAGTTTTTGCATTGAGTAACCTAACTataggtcttcttcttcttcttcttcttcttcttctgataatTTGTATCAGTGAATCTGGGAATGCCATTACCctagagagagagtttctataaATAGTGTTTAGTTGGAGGGAAACTTGTATTTATTTGAAACTTCCATTTCATGCTGGTTCTATAGATACCCTAATAAAGGCCACTGTTGACTAGTGTCTTTGAGAATAATCTTTAAAGGTCTTAACAAAAGTCGTGCAATGATGTAGATTACAGTACCATGATCTGACTACagctttttttttgtagatatagAACACATCTTTGTTTTCAGCGTTGCCATCTAGCTTCTGGATCGGGGGCTCAGTCCACAATGACACTGTAGGGTGGACATGGATAGATGGCTCCCCTATG comes from the Macrobrachium nipponense isolate FS-2020 chromosome 34, ASM1510439v2, whole genome shotgun sequence genome and includes:
- the LOC135207657 gene encoding uncharacterized protein LOC135207657: MEKIDRFRSVLHQTMHHKSCPDLYTLVGDQCLSIFYVGCVNWGEARAFCKVLGGDLLTIKNITQFADIVQHLQRLALPSSFWIGGSVHNDTVGWTWIDGSPMDMGSPFWATRYDPFCMTRNGTTAKSDETCDLYYQSPKAVPSGECARISFQHSYYISDEDCLRKMSPLCVYQGTGFPKTPMN